The Aeromicrobium senzhongii genome includes a window with the following:
- a CDS encoding acyl-CoA dehydrogenase family protein: MSLGEELRRSIDGKWRHVREQSRVELAALDLAYDHSLGLDEARERVLDQMKQLVPTGIPAAGFRTENGGTGDPGMAVTGIEMLAQFDLSLMVKAGVQWGLFGGAIENLGTERHHEAYIPALINLDLLGCFAMTETGHGSDVQSLETTATYDPTTQEFVIDSPTPSARKDYIGGAAKHARVAAVFARLITLGEDHGVHCFVVPIRDEAGDDLPGVTTSDCGYKGGLGGVDNGRIMFDQVRIPRDNLLNRYGNVDEGGVYSSPIESRNARFFTMIGTLIRGRVSVGGSARAAAEVALSIAGRYALQRRQFEGVPGEETVLMDYRMHQRRLLPLIAEAYALRFAHNQLVARMDRLQTEADPDAHAQRELEGRAAGLKAAQTSFASRAIQECREACGGAGYLAANRLTTLRADSDVFTTFEGDNVVLLQLVAKELLTAYAKEVTGLDPVGMVRFAASTVADTVKERTAATQLIQRLIDARSNDDEHNLLDRGTQLNLFEDREQHVIETAARRLRRAGKDQGEAFSTFNAAQDHVVKIGQVHIDRIVLEAFTAGIARCEDEEAADLLRDVCSLYALTVIERDKAWFMEHNRISDTRAKAVTTEVNALLERLRPHTLALIDGLGVPESSLGAEMLD; the protein is encoded by the coding sequence TGGACCTGGCGTACGACCACTCGCTGGGCCTGGACGAGGCCCGCGAGCGGGTGCTGGACCAGATGAAGCAGCTCGTGCCCACCGGCATCCCGGCGGCCGGGTTCCGCACCGAGAACGGCGGCACCGGCGACCCCGGCATGGCCGTCACGGGCATCGAGATGCTCGCGCAGTTCGACCTGTCGCTCATGGTCAAGGCGGGCGTCCAGTGGGGCCTGTTCGGCGGCGCCATCGAGAACCTGGGCACCGAGCGTCACCACGAGGCGTACATCCCGGCCCTCATCAACCTGGACCTGTTGGGCTGCTTCGCGATGACCGAGACCGGCCACGGCAGCGACGTCCAGAGTCTCGAGACGACGGCCACCTACGACCCGACGACGCAGGAGTTCGTGATCGACTCCCCCACGCCGTCGGCGCGCAAGGACTACATCGGCGGCGCGGCCAAGCACGCCCGGGTCGCCGCGGTGTTCGCGCGGCTCATCACCCTGGGCGAGGACCACGGCGTGCACTGCTTCGTGGTGCCGATCCGCGACGAGGCCGGCGACGACCTGCCCGGCGTCACGACGAGCGACTGCGGGTACAAGGGCGGCCTCGGCGGCGTCGACAACGGCCGCATCATGTTCGACCAGGTGCGGATCCCGCGCGACAACCTGCTGAACCGCTACGGCAACGTCGACGAGGGTGGCGTCTACTCCTCGCCCATCGAGAGCCGCAACGCGCGCTTCTTCACCATGATCGGCACGCTCATCCGCGGCCGCGTCAGCGTCGGCGGGTCGGCGCGAGCCGCCGCCGAGGTGGCACTCAGCATCGCCGGCCGCTACGCCCTGCAGCGTCGCCAGTTCGAGGGCGTTCCCGGCGAGGAGACGGTGCTGATGGATTACCGGATGCACCAGCGCCGCCTGCTGCCGCTGATCGCGGAGGCGTACGCCCTCCGGTTCGCGCACAACCAGCTCGTCGCGCGCATGGACCGGTTGCAGACCGAGGCCGACCCCGACGCGCACGCCCAGCGTGAGCTCGAGGGACGCGCCGCCGGCCTCAAGGCCGCGCAGACCTCGTTCGCGAGCAGGGCCATCCAGGAGTGCCGTGAGGCGTGCGGCGGCGCCGGCTACCTGGCCGCGAACCGCCTCACGACCCTGCGCGCCGACAGCGACGTCTTCACCACGTTCGAGGGTGACAACGTCGTGCTGCTGCAGCTCGTGGCCAAGGAGCTGCTGACGGCCTACGCCAAGGAGGTCACCGGCCTGGACCCCGTCGGCATGGTGCGCTTCGCGGCCAGCACCGTGGCCGACACGGTCAAGGAGCGCACGGCCGCGACGCAGCTGATCCAGCGCCTGATCGACGCGCGCTCCAACGACGACGAGCACAACCTGCTCGATCGCGGTACCCAGCTCAACCTCTTCGAGGACCGCGAGCAGCACGTCATCGAGACGGCCGCGCGCCGGCTGCGCCGGGCCGGCAAGGACCAGGGCGAGGCGTTCTCGACGTTCAACGCCGCACAGGACCACGTCGTGAAGATCGGCCAGGTGCACATCGACCGCATCGTGCTGGAGGCCTTCACCGCCGGCATCGCACGCTGTGAGGACGAGGAGGCCGCCGACCTGCTGCGCGACGTCTGCTCGCTCTACGCGCTCACCGTGATCGAGCGGGACAAGGCGTGGTTCATGGAGCACAACCGGATCAGCGACACGCGCGCCAAGGCCGTCACGACCGAGGTCAACGCCCTGCTGGAACGGCTGCGTCCGCACACGCTGGCACTCATCGACGGGCTCGGTGTTCCCGAGTCGAGTCTCGGCGCCGAGATGCTCGACTGA
- a CDS encoding MarR family winged helix-turn-helix transcriptional regulator, whose amino-acid sequence MAGLDFDPIERAAQLWAERIGDATSMRLATSIMRVHQLLASRLDAALRPFGITFARYEVLRLLSFSSSGSLPLSKIGERLMVHPTSVTNVIDRLVADGLVDRRIDPSDRRRALASLTDAGRQVLDDATQALVAMDFGLDEISPGDQTTIHELLTPLRRGDWT is encoded by the coding sequence ATGGCCGGACTGGACTTCGATCCCATCGAGCGCGCGGCGCAGCTGTGGGCCGAGCGGATCGGGGACGCGACGTCGATGCGACTGGCCACGTCGATCATGCGGGTCCACCAGCTCCTGGCCTCGCGGCTCGACGCGGCGCTGCGGCCGTTCGGCATCACGTTCGCCCGGTACGAGGTGCTGCGGCTGCTCTCGTTCAGCTCGTCCGGCTCGTTGCCGTTGTCGAAGATCGGCGAGCGGCTGATGGTGCACCCGACCTCGGTCACCAACGTGATCGACCGGCTCGTCGCCGACGGGCTCGTCGATCGTCGCATCGACCCGAGCGACCGGCGCCGCGCACTGGCCTCGCTCACCGACGCCGGTCGGCAGGTGCTGGACGACGCGACGCAGGCCTTGGTCGCGATGGACTTCGGCCTCGACGAGATCAGTCCGGGCGACCAGACCACGATCCACGAGTTGCTCACGCCCCTGCGCCGCGGCGACTGGACCTGA
- a CDS encoding iron-siderophore ABC transporter substrate-binding protein, which translates to MRLAPLLAAATLAFSLAACGSSSSDDSNEASGASGENFPVTIEHALGKTEITSEPKRVATVAWSNQDTALALGVVPVGMPKATYGDDDTDGLHPWVKDKIDELEGETPVLFDETEGIDAAAVAQTSPDLILAPNSGLTKEEYETLSKIAPTVAFPDEAWGTTWRDAIKLTGQALGKTDQATQLIADLEQQMADAVAKHPQIKGKTAVMSWIDPTDLSKVGYYTAFDTRAAFLNDLGFSTPDFVTKASESSDQFFLEVSSEKADELAGADVFVGYGDAAALTKAQAHPLVGKIPAIERGSVALLKDNTPLAAAVSPSALSIPWMLDDYVALLADASSKVK; encoded by the coding sequence GTGCGCCTCGCACCCCTGCTGGCCGCCGCGACCCTCGCGTTCAGCCTGGCCGCCTGCGGCTCCTCCTCCTCCGACGACTCGAACGAAGCCTCGGGGGCTTCGGGTGAGAACTTCCCCGTCACGATCGAGCACGCCCTGGGCAAGACCGAGATCACGAGCGAGCCGAAGCGCGTCGCCACCGTCGCCTGGTCGAACCAGGACACCGCCCTCGCGCTGGGCGTCGTGCCGGTCGGCATGCCCAAGGCCACGTACGGCGACGACGACACCGACGGGCTGCACCCGTGGGTCAAGGACAAGATCGACGAGCTCGAGGGCGAGACTCCCGTCCTGTTCGACGAGACCGAAGGCATCGACGCCGCCGCGGTCGCCCAGACCAGCCCCGACCTGATCCTCGCGCCCAACTCCGGCCTGACGAAGGAGGAGTACGAGACGCTCTCCAAGATCGCCCCGACCGTCGCGTTCCCCGACGAGGCGTGGGGCACCACGTGGCGCGACGCCATCAAGCTGACCGGCCAGGCGCTGGGCAAGACCGACCAGGCGACGCAGCTGATCGCCGACCTCGAGCAGCAGATGGCCGACGCCGTCGCGAAGCACCCGCAGATCAAGGGCAAGACGGCCGTGATGAGCTGGATCGACCCGACCGACCTGAGCAAGGTCGGCTACTACACCGCCTTCGACACCCGCGCGGCGTTCCTCAACGACCTCGGCTTCTCGACGCCGGACTTCGTCACGAAGGCCTCGGAGTCGTCCGACCAGTTCTTCCTCGAGGTCAGCTCCGAGAAGGCCGACGAGCTCGCCGGTGCAGACGTCTTCGTGGGCTACGGCGACGCCGCGGCCCTCACGAAGGCCCAGGCCCACCCGCTGGTCGGCAAGATCCCCGCGATCGAGCGCGGATCCGTCGCCCTGTTGAAGGACAACACCCCGCTGGCCGCGGCCGTGTCGCCGTCGGCCCTCTCGATCCCGTGGATGCTCGACGACTACGTCGCGCTGCTCGCGGATGCCTCTTCGAAGGTGAAGTGA
- a CDS encoding FecCD family ABC transporter permease, translating into MTATLEPTVGDAARTRRPPWWLLVSLIALAVAVFLSVAFGARVVSLGEVWTALTTDSDDVTSAAVRSRVPRTILAIVVGAALAMAGAVLQAVTRNPLADPFILGINSGASLLVVIAIAFFGAATMPLYIVFALAGAALAAVFVYAVGSLGIGGPTPLKLALAGAITTAAFTSLSSAILLPRIDVMRVFRFWQVGSVGRADNHDTLMVLPILLVGAAVCLLAARSLNILALGDDAAAGLGVHVTRTRLGGATGAIILCGSATALAGPIGFIGLIVPHLVRQLVGADHRWLLPICAVTGAALLTLADVTGRVLGRPGEIDVGVVTALIGGPVFLWVVLRGRGARA; encoded by the coding sequence GTGACCGCAACGCTCGAACCGACCGTGGGGGACGCCGCCAGGACGCGGCGTCCCCCGTGGTGGTTGCTGGTCAGCCTGATCGCGCTGGCCGTGGCCGTGTTCCTCTCGGTCGCGTTCGGTGCACGGGTGGTCAGCCTCGGTGAGGTCTGGACGGCCCTGACGACCGACTCCGACGACGTCACCTCGGCCGCCGTCCGCTCGCGCGTCCCGCGCACCATCTTGGCCATCGTCGTCGGAGCGGCCCTGGCCATGGCCGGCGCCGTGCTGCAGGCCGTCACCCGCAACCCCCTCGCCGACCCCTTCATCCTGGGCATCAACTCCGGCGCCTCGTTGCTCGTCGTGATCGCCATCGCCTTCTTCGGTGCGGCCACCATGCCGCTCTACATCGTCTTCGCGCTGGCCGGCGCTGCCCTGGCCGCCGTCTTCGTCTACGCGGTGGGCTCGCTGGGCATCGGCGGACCGACGCCGCTCAAGCTCGCGCTCGCCGGCGCCATCACCACCGCGGCGTTCACGTCGCTGTCGAGCGCGATCCTGCTGCCGCGCATCGACGTCATGCGGGTCTTCCGCTTCTGGCAGGTCGGCAGCGTGGGACGCGCAGACAACCACGACACGCTGATGGTCCTGCCGATCCTGCTCGTGGGCGCGGCCGTGTGCCTGCTCGCCGCCCGGTCGCTCAACATCCTCGCGCTGGGCGACGATGCCGCCGCCGGGCTCGGCGTCCATGTCACCCGGACCCGCCTCGGCGGCGCGACCGGCGCGATCATCCTGTGCGGCAGCGCGACCGCGCTGGCCGGGCCGATCGGCTTCATCGGCCTGATCGTGCCGCACCTGGTCCGTCAGCTCGTCGGGGCCGACCACCGCTGGCTGCTGCCGATCTGCGCCGTCACCGGGGCCGCCCTGCTCACCCTCGCCGACGTCACCGGGCGCGTGCTGGGGCGCCCCGGCGAGATCGACGTCGGCGTGGTCACGGCCCTCATCGGTGGACCCGTCTTCTTGTGGGTCGTCCTGCGTGGCCGGGGAGCCCGGGCATGA
- a CDS encoding FecCD family ABC transporter permease, translated as MTANRTTTATVRAVRMHGARRARFAIAGLAVLVAVLFLVSLSVGTPIYSPGDVWKVLTGQFVPGASFIVGELRLPRATLAAVAGACFGLAGVTFQTMLRNPLASPDIIGITNGANAAALFAIVVLGLSGLAVSLGAVAAGVATAAVIYALASSGAAVGTRLILVGIGIAAMLNSVTAYLLVYANEWDLSRAMRWLNGSLNLADWDGVALVAIPFVVLTPVLLLLGRRLMLLRLGEDLAAGLGVPVETTRRLLVLVAVALAAFATAATGPILFVAFMAGPIATRLVGHRGSLMVPSALVGAALVLAADLIGQYAFDARYPVGVITGALGAPFLIYLLIRTQRTGGSL; from the coding sequence ATGACCGCGAACCGCACGACCACCGCCACCGTCCGCGCCGTCCGCATGCACGGCGCCCGCCGTGCGCGCTTCGCGATCGCCGGCCTGGCCGTCCTGGTCGCCGTCCTGTTCCTCGTCTCGCTGTCCGTGGGCACGCCGATCTACTCGCCCGGCGACGTGTGGAAGGTGCTGACCGGCCAATTCGTCCCGGGTGCCTCCTTCATCGTCGGCGAGCTGCGCCTTCCCCGGGCGACGCTGGCCGCGGTCGCCGGCGCCTGCTTCGGCCTGGCCGGCGTCACCTTCCAGACGATGCTGCGCAACCCGCTGGCCAGCCCCGACATCATCGGCATCACCAACGGCGCCAACGCCGCCGCCCTCTTCGCGATCGTCGTCCTGGGCCTGAGCGGCCTGGCTGTCTCACTCGGCGCCGTCGCCGCGGGCGTCGCGACCGCCGCCGTCATCTACGCCCTGGCGTCCAGCGGCGCCGCCGTCGGCACGCGCCTGATCCTCGTGGGCATCGGCATCGCGGCGATGCTCAACAGTGTCACCGCCTACCTGCTGGTCTACGCGAACGAGTGGGACCTGAGCCGCGCCATGCGGTGGCTCAACGGCAGCCTCAACCTGGCCGACTGGGACGGCGTCGCTCTGGTCGCCATCCCCTTCGTCGTGCTGACGCCGGTCCTGCTGCTGCTCGGCCGGCGGCTGATGCTGCTGCGCCTGGGCGAGGACCTCGCAGCCGGACTGGGCGTTCCGGTCGAGACGACGCGGCGGCTGCTGGTCCTGGTGGCCGTGGCCCTCGCCGCGTTCGCGACCGCGGCGACCGGCCCGATCCTGTTCGTCGCCTTCATGGCCGGTCCGATCGCGACGCGACTGGTCGGCCACCGTGGCTCGCTCATGGTGCCGTCCGCCCTGGTCGGGGCGGCCCTGGTCCTGGCTGCCGACCTCATCGGCCAGTACGCCTTCGACGCGCGGTATCCCGTCGGCGTCATCACCGGTGCGCTCGGAGCGCCGTTCCTGATCTACCTGCTCATTCGCACCCAGCGCACGGGAGGCTCCCTGTGA
- a CDS encoding ABC transporter ATP-binding protein, with protein sequence MTTTLTTEALTLAYGDRTIVSDLSLSLPAGRITTIVGANACGKSTLLRGMARLLTPERGRVLLDGQDIHTMATKEVARHLGLLPQSPIAPEGITVAELVAQGRHPHRRTFARWTAAEDEIVAEALETTGVLDLADRVVDELSGGQRQRVWIALSLAQQTEVLLLDEPTTFLDVCHQIEVLDLLTDLNRSRGTTIAMVLHDLNLAARYADHLVAVRDGAVHAQGSAEEVLTEETVKIVFGLDARVVEDPISGRPLVLPLGRHHVSA encoded by the coding sequence GTGACCACCACCTTGACGACCGAGGCCCTGACCCTGGCGTACGGCGACCGCACGATCGTCTCCGACCTGAGCCTGTCCCTGCCGGCCGGACGCATCACGACCATCGTCGGCGCCAACGCGTGCGGCAAGTCGACCCTGCTGCGTGGGATGGCGCGCCTGCTCACGCCCGAGCGCGGCCGCGTCCTGCTCGACGGGCAGGACATCCACACGATGGCGACCAAGGAGGTCGCCCGCCACCTGGGCCTGCTCCCCCAGTCGCCGATCGCCCCCGAGGGCATCACCGTCGCGGAGCTCGTGGCCCAGGGCCGCCACCCGCACCGGCGCACCTTCGCGCGCTGGACCGCTGCCGAGGACGAGATCGTCGCCGAGGCCCTGGAGACGACGGGCGTGCTGGACCTGGCCGACCGGGTCGTCGACGAGCTCTCCGGCGGGCAGCGTCAGCGCGTCTGGATCGCGCTCTCCCTGGCCCAGCAGACCGAGGTGCTGCTGCTCGACGAGCCGACGACGTTCCTGGACGTCTGCCACCAGATCGAGGTGCTGGACCTGCTGACCGACCTCAACCGCTCGCGCGGCACCACCATCGCCATGGTCCTGCACGACCTGAACCTCGCCGCCCGCTACGCCGATCACCTGGTCGCCGTGCGCGATGGCGCCGTGCATGCCCAGGGCTCGGCCGAGGAGGTCCTCACCGAGGAGACGGTCAAGATCGTCTTCGGCCTCGACGCGCGCGTCGTCGAGGACCCCATCAGCGGTCGCCCCCTGGTGCTGCCGCTGGGCCGGCACCACGTCAGCGCCTGA
- a CDS encoding M14 family metallopeptidase, protein MRTPRLFAAVAGASLLVTALGAVPATAEDPAPPGPGVKSAPEARTPGSLTARAARAAAAEEEPEGALAMPRSYPVQPKLHVYPQPDRDAADLADLTGYDDIAPRLQAAMRTSDRVSTQIVGESTEGRQLYLVTVTAPEEQDETSQQTAWRKKIRTAPEAAAADAALKKGYKTPVWITANIHGNEWEGTDAALDYIEQLASAPWNDVKGLLRGHRLYFTVVLNPDGRTLGQRPTALNLDENRDMITNTTPESTSFVRTAHAVQALYAADFHGYTGVLQVEPCGPPHGDDYEYDLFIPHGYAAALQIEKDVVDARIPGNTYYNVVTGDVVDENTGPDTAHIAIPYRDTPTGWDDYPPIFTAQYAAFTGAVTSTVELPISRPNSSSQSPANAVVNRAVALRTMQSLVDYVADHDAAMLADQVEFFRRANVGQERVALTEANIAAVPGPDQWKPLWDASDDQVPVQYPRAFVIPMGADQRSVSDARFLVSRLLLHDIAVRRLNAAATWDGTRYPAGSYVVDMHQPKRNLAHSLLATGSDISNHPGILAMYDVSAWSWGRLWGADVAAVGTTGVGSLPASTDVVSAEKDGSVPRDASHLTFELAGVDDFRALNLLIGEYGVSASLLADGSAILAAGEKTRLAVEAAAAEFDVDFTRATAAELAELSDAATKGLREPRIAYAGNQDDLLSLTHLGFYDLRRVDAVALTSDPDALDGVDVLWLGAGLNFTGAQAAGRAAVQEFVDGGGDIVGRSANAFNTAKAFGAIDGTAVTGNGAGNGIVAVDTAADGVLAPYAQSHAFVYPAAWFTDLPASVKTEQTYATGNPLVAGHWRDTTGTDGPASAAGRAAAVSASTPEGTNAFIFGTAPFFRTHTKGGQSQAARAIFWAAPEGRRVPAPISTTTTLKVPGSVTYPRSINARVTVRAARGTPEGRVEIREGSRVLATRDLGPSGSVTVRVARLRPGSHALRAVFVPTEGTAFLNSTSAASTVKVAKAASRTTVKAKALGQGKVRVAVTVKSGAGTPTGTVRVKVGSKTRLVKLRNGRATVTIKVAKGKRSVTARYAGSSLLKPSAKGVTVRVR, encoded by the coding sequence GTGCGCACTCCTCGTCTGTTTGCTGCCGTCGCCGGTGCCTCGCTCCTCGTGACGGCCCTGGGAGCCGTCCCGGCCACCGCCGAGGACCCGGCTCCTCCGGGCCCCGGCGTCAAATCGGCGCCGGAGGCCAGGACGCCCGGTTCCCTCACCGCCCGGGCGGCTCGGGCCGCGGCGGCGGAGGAGGAGCCCGAGGGCGCGCTGGCGATGCCCCGGTCGTATCCGGTGCAGCCGAAGCTGCACGTCTACCCGCAGCCCGACCGTGACGCGGCGGACCTGGCCGACCTCACCGGGTACGACGACATCGCCCCGCGCCTGCAGGCGGCGATGCGCACGTCCGACCGGGTCTCGACCCAGATCGTGGGCGAGTCCACGGAGGGCCGCCAGCTGTACCTCGTGACGGTCACCGCGCCGGAGGAGCAGGACGAGACCTCCCAGCAGACCGCGTGGCGCAAGAAGATCCGGACGGCACCCGAGGCGGCTGCGGCCGATGCGGCGCTGAAGAAGGGCTACAAGACCCCCGTCTGGATCACCGCCAACATCCACGGCAACGAGTGGGAGGGCACGGACGCAGCCCTGGACTACATCGAGCAGCTCGCGTCGGCCCCGTGGAACGACGTGAAGGGTCTGTTGCGCGGGCACCGGCTCTACTTCACGGTCGTGCTCAACCCCGACGGCCGGACGCTCGGTCAGCGCCCCACGGCACTGAATCTCGACGAGAACCGCGACATGATCACGAACACGACACCGGAGTCGACGTCCTTCGTCCGGACGGCCCACGCCGTGCAGGCGCTCTATGCGGCCGACTTCCACGGCTACACCGGCGTGCTGCAGGTCGAGCCCTGCGGCCCGCCGCACGGTGACGACTACGAGTACGACCTGTTCATCCCGCACGGGTACGCCGCGGCGCTGCAGATCGAGAAGGACGTCGTCGACGCGCGGATTCCGGGCAACACGTACTACAACGTCGTCACCGGCGACGTCGTGGACGAGAACACGGGGCCCGACACCGCGCACATCGCGATCCCCTACCGCGACACACCGACCGGCTGGGACGACTACCCGCCGATCTTCACGGCGCAGTACGCGGCGTTCACGGGGGCGGTCACCTCGACGGTCGAGCTGCCGATCTCCCGCCCGAACTCCTCCAGCCAGTCGCCGGCGAACGCGGTCGTGAACCGAGCGGTGGCCCTGAGGACGATGCAGAGCCTCGTCGACTACGTCGCCGACCACGACGCGGCGATGCTGGCCGACCAGGTGGAGTTCTTCCGCCGGGCCAATGTCGGGCAGGAGCGCGTGGCGCTCACCGAGGCGAACATCGCCGCGGTGCCCGGACCCGACCAGTGGAAGCCGCTGTGGGACGCCTCGGACGACCAGGTTCCGGTGCAGTACCCGCGCGCCTTCGTGATCCCGATGGGTGCGGACCAGCGCTCGGTCTCGGATGCGCGCTTCCTCGTCTCACGGTTGCTCCTGCACGACATCGCGGTGCGTCGCCTGAACGCCGCGGCGACGTGGGACGGCACGAGGTATCCCGCCGGCTCGTACGTCGTCGACATGCACCAGCCCAAGCGGAACCTGGCGCACTCCCTGCTGGCGACGGGCTCGGACATCTCGAACCATCCGGGGATCCTCGCGATGTACGACGTGTCCGCCTGGAGCTGGGGACGGTTGTGGGGCGCCGACGTCGCTGCCGTCGGCACGACGGGCGTCGGGTCGCTGCCCGCGAGCACCGACGTCGTCTCCGCGGAGAAGGACGGATCGGTCCCGCGAGACGCCTCGCACCTCACCTTCGAGCTGGCCGGCGTCGACGACTTCCGTGCCCTGAACCTGCTCATCGGGGAGTACGGGGTGAGCGCCTCGCTGTTGGCGGACGGTTCGGCGATCCTCGCTGCGGGAGAGAAGACCCGCCTCGCGGTGGAAGCTGCCGCGGCCGAGTTCGACGTGGACTTCACCCGCGCCACGGCGGCGGAGCTGGCCGAGCTCTCCGACGCAGCGACCAAGGGTCTCAGGGAGCCGCGCATCGCCTACGCGGGCAACCAGGACGACCTGCTGTCGCTGACCCATTTGGGCTTCTACGACCTCCGCCGGGTGGACGCCGTGGCCCTCACGTCCGACCCGGACGCCCTCGACGGGGTCGACGTGCTCTGGCTGGGCGCCGGGCTGAACTTCACGGGGGCACAGGCTGCCGGCCGCGCCGCCGTCCAGGAGTTCGTGGACGGCGGCGGCGACATCGTGGGCCGGTCCGCGAACGCCTTCAACACCGCGAAGGCGTTCGGCGCCATCGATGGCACGGCGGTCACGGGCAACGGAGCCGGCAACGGCATCGTCGCGGTGGACACCGCTGCCGATGGTGTGTTGGCGCCGTATGCCCAGTCGCACGCGTTCGTGTATCCGGCGGCGTGGTTCACGGACCTGCCCGCGTCGGTCAAGACGGAGCAGACCTACGCGACAGGCAACCCGCTGGTGGCCGGCCACTGGCGCGACACGACCGGGACCGACGGTCCCGCGAGTGCCGCCGGCCGGGCCGCCGCGGTGTCCGCCTCGACGCCGGAGGGCACCAACGCCTTCATCTTCGGCACGGCGCCGTTCTTCCGGACGCACACGAAGGGCGGTCAGAGTCAGGCGGCGCGGGCCATCTTCTGGGCCGCTCCCGAAGGGCGACGTGTCCCGGCTCCGATCTCGACCACGACGACCCTGAAGGTCCCCGGTTCGGTGACCTACCCGCGCTCGATCAACGCTCGGGTGACCGTGCGCGCCGCACGGGGGACGCCGGAGGGGAGGGTCGAGATCCGCGAGGGATCGAGGGTCCTCGCGACCCGCGACCTGGGACCGTCCGGGTCGGTCACGGTGCGGGTGGCGCGGCTCAGGCCGGGATCCCACGCCCTGCGCGCCGTCTTCGTTCCGACGGAGGGCACGGCTTTCCTCAACTCGACCTCCGCCGCGAGCACGGTCAAGGTCGCCAAGGCGGCGTCCCGGACGACGGTCAAGGCCAAGGCGCTCGGCCAGGGCAAGGTCCGGGTCGCGGTCACGGTGAAGTCCGGTGCGGGCACGCCCACCGGCACCGTCCGGGTCAAGGTCGGGTCGAAGACCCGTCTGGTCAAGCTGAGGAACGGCAGGGCCACGGTCACGATCAAGGTCGCCAAGGGCAAGCGTTCGGTGACGGCTCGGTACGCCGGCTCGAGCCTGCTCAAGCCCAGCGCGAAGGGCGTGACCGTCCGGGTGCGCTGA
- the menB gene encoding 1,4-dihydroxy-2-naphthoyl-CoA synthase, whose product MTEWTASGDWTDIRYETTQDGIAKITICRPEVHNAFRPQTIQEISRALSIARDDESVGAIILTGEGEKAFCSGGDQRVRGDSGYKSDEGATGRFDVTDLHVQIRRTPKPIVAMVAGWAIGGGHVLHLVCDLTIAADNARFGQVGPRVGSFDGGYGASILSDLVGPKKAKEIWFLCRQYDAQEALDMGLVNTVVPLAELEAETVKWCREMLALSPWALRLSKMSFHAHEDGYAGIQQLAHDANLLFYGQAEAQEGRDAYKEKRTPDFTQFPRRS is encoded by the coding sequence ATGACTGAGTGGACTGCCTCCGGCGACTGGACCGACATCCGTTACGAGACGACGCAGGACGGGATCGCGAAGATCACGATCTGTCGTCCCGAGGTCCACAACGCCTTCCGCCCGCAGACGATCCAGGAGATCTCGCGTGCCCTGTCGATCGCGCGTGACGACGAGTCGGTGGGCGCCATCATCCTGACCGGCGAGGGCGAGAAGGCCTTCTGCTCCGGCGGCGACCAGCGCGTGCGCGGTGACTCGGGCTACAAGTCCGACGAGGGCGCGACGGGCCGCTTCGACGTCACCGACCTGCACGTGCAGATCCGCCGCACGCCCAAGCCGATCGTCGCGATGGTGGCCGGTTGGGCCATCGGCGGCGGCCATGTCCTGCACCTGGTCTGCGACCTGACGATCGCCGCCGACAACGCCCGCTTCGGCCAGGTCGGCCCGCGCGTCGGCTCGTTCGACGGCGGCTACGGCGCCAGCATCCTGTCCGACCTCGTGGGCCCGAAGAAGGCCAAGGAGATCTGGTTCCTGTGCCGTCAGTACGACGCGCAGGAGGCCCTGGACATGGGTCTGGTCAACACCGTCGTGCCGTTGGCCGAGTTGGAGGCCGAGACGGTGAAGTGGTGCCGCGAGATGCTCGCCCTCTCGCCGTGGGCGCTGCGGCTGTCGAAGATGAGCTTCCACGCCCACGAGGACGGGTACGCCGGGATCCAGCAGCTGGCCCACGACGCGAACCTGCTGTTCTACGGCCAGGCGGAGGCCCAGGAAGGGCGCGACGCCTACAAGGAGAAGCGCACCCCCGACTTCACGCAGTTCCCGCGCCGTTCCTGA